The genomic interval CTCCAGCCCCtccccccccgtctctctctctctctctctctctctctctctctctctctctctctctctctctctctctctctctctctctctctctgacgcttcccaccacacacacacacacacacacacactggctagACACAACACGCCTTTCTCACAGTTTCTGCAGCAAGTAACAAGCATAAGTTTCCTTCACCTGCCGCCTGGCCGCGCTCCCAGGCACACTCCTCGGGGACACTGGCATGTTTTCACTCTTATCGGGAGAGAATAGCATGACTGGCCCTTTGGACGGGAGCGATATGACAAAGAGGGTCGTGGTGTCGTGTCCCCCCCCCTCACCCCCGCCCTGGTGGCTCCCCGGTGGCTCCCTAGTGACGCTGGGACTGTCCTCGCCTCGCCGCCGACACGCGCGCCTTGATGGGTGAGGGACGTGTTAAGCATTCCACGGGCGGAAGACGGAGCACAGCTGATCAGGAAAACTATAAGTCGCGCGTTGTGTCCGAcagcgaggcggcggcggcggcgacagcGACCAGACAAACCTGATTGACATTTTGTTGGCGGCGGGAGGGAGCGAGGGCACGGCGCGAGCTGGGCGACGATCACTTGCCCTGAGCATCGTGGGCGGGTGGCAGTACTGCGTGGTCGAGGCGGGCAGGGTGGGTACACACGGGGCAGCGGCGGCCAGGCCGGGGCTGCTCATTAGGCCTTGAGGCGCGGCGCCGCTCAGTCGGGTGGCAGCGCCTGGCTGGCCCTCGCTCCTGCAACACCAGCACGTAGCGCCCGCCGGGGTACACACTCCGCACCCTTCATACCACCTTATCCGGCCCTTGTAGGCGTCACGCGCTGCTAACACACCATTGAAACAGCCATGCATTGTACTCCCCAACCTTTTCCTTCACCCCGCGGCGAGGCGTTCAAATGTTGTGCCTCCATGGCCAGGGCGGCGTGGCACTTTCAGTTTCCATGACTCAGTATGAGAGAATCTGACCTTTTATTCAATGGCTACGCAGCTTCTAGGCTTAAGGGATCAGTGTTGAGGAAGGCGCCGGCCGTCCCCTGCTCTGTCCGTGTTTAATCTGCCCTGCACATTACATACTTCACATTGCAAATCTTATCGTGCTCGGAATGTTgcagcttcacatctcatcacaTCGCTGCACCTCACATCTCATTCGCGATCACATTTGCAATATCAGACCCCACATCTCACTTAGGACAGGCGATCTTGCACTTCATTCACAATAGGTGAGCTTGCTTTCCACTAGACAACGTTAGATCTCTGATTTAGAATATCACACCTTATATTGCATTACTACACAGCACATTAGATCCCAGTTATCTCAcaatgatggaagaagaaaaaaaatttccctCACCTTTACGGAAATAAACAAAGCTGTTAGGTAGACAGACaagagaagtgtctttttataacCTCACCCCAGGACCGCTAGGGACAGTGGAGCACGTGGAGGGCGCGTGGTCCACAGTCCCTGCGCCGCCCGGGACCGGATTGCATAGATGTGGTACATGGAGAGGTTAATCACAGCATCCCTGACTGAGATCTTTTGTTTCAGGGTCAGTTCCTTGGTGCCAAGTGGCCTACTGGGAGGGACGAGAGCGGGTCGGGCGCCTGTATCCAGTGTGCTCGTCTTCCCTCAACATCATGGGAGACACGCCTCACGGGGACGGCCTCTCGCTGGCCTCGCTGGCGGCACATTCGCACACCTCACCCTCGGAACAAGTCAAGAGAACCAGGGAGAAAATAGGTCTCGGtaggtattgtgtgtgtgtgtgtgtgtgtgtgtgtgtgtgtgtgtgtgtgtgtgtgtgtgtagtgtagtgtagtgtaatgTGGTGCCAGTAATAGTAATGTTGATAATTTACAGGTGTGAAGTAAGAAGGCTGCTTTGCCGTGTTGAGTCTTGAAAAATCACATTTTCAATCGTGTCACTCTTAAAATACGTGGAATCAAAGTATAGACTATAATAGATTATAATGTTATATTTATCACTGGATTGTATTTAGAATAACCTGTTATTAAGTATTAGGCAATGTATAAAGTAAAGCACCTACATAGATTTCATTGCAATAAGTTTCACCATATCCATATCAAATAATTTAATACACGAATAGAATTTTTCAAGTTAGCGCCATGACACAGTTGAGTGAGGCCTTGCAGCACAGCCGGGCCACGCCCAGGCTGCAGTAATAGATTCTTCCTCTTGTAATTACTGCCTCGCGTTCTTTCGCCATTGTTGGTCCAGGCGTCACTAAGGTGCTCTCCCCTGGCAGGTCTGGTGCTGTATCAAGACGGGGACCGAGTGTGGGTGTACAACAGGGCGGACGTGCCCCTCTTCGTCACCTCCCCCACCCTGGACGGGGGACTCCACACCCGCTCACACTTCATCGTCCACAAGCTTCCCCCGGgacacatcatcaccatctttgaCTACAACAAGGCGCGGCTGTACCAGAAGCTGCCCATCCACCCCGACCTGCTGCACGAGGGTCCCATCGACCAGAACGCGGTGCGGGTCTCCTTCGCGAAGGGCTGGGGACCCAACTACCACCGCCAGGAGATCACCGAGTGTCCGTGCTGGCTGGAGATCCTGCTCGTGCCTGCGAGATGATGTCCTCACTGCCTGGTGCTCTCTCACTGCCCACCCAGTCTTGCCCGCCAGTCGCCTGTTGGCTGGTCCAGCAGCACTGACAGGGAgttcagtagcagcagcagcagcagtagcagcagcagcagcagcagcagcagcagcagcagcagcagcagcagcagcagcagcagaagcagcctTCACATGGAGTATGTGGAATGGATTTGCTAGCCAatgttgcagcagcagcagcagccgccgcCGCAGCACACCAGAGGCAGCTTAGCCGCAGCACCGCCCAGCCCAGGCCGCCAATGAGTGGAGGGGCGTCCCGGTGCACGGCTGTGGCTCtgcacccccacccccccacccctGAACCCTGTGCCGGGAACCTCTGCCAGTCTTACAGTGCAAGATATTCATTAGTTGTTGGGGAAGAGAGTCGCTTCCCGCCACTCTCTGTGTGCAGACGCGCTAGGTGGGTGTGGATATTTAGTGTGAGATTATTTCAGATTGCTATTCACGGGTCACAATTTTGTTGGACTTACTTTCTCTGTGGTTATCTTGCCAGTGAATTTGGGCACTCATGTTTATATTTCTCTTGTAATGAAATCTAGTCTGAGtttgtaatttttgttactgtttttgttcTAATATTAATAACACAGTATCTTTGATATTTGTTGACGCACTTTTCTTTGAAATTCACTGTCAAACTCTTCATCGTGGTTCCCACAGGTgcagcaaacacaaacacaaacctcAAGTCAGTAAACATTCTTCTCCTTGAAGGAGGTTTTGTGTTATGGGAAATTGATACcattaattaataaacagaaaatgtaaAAGCTTGTTATGTTAGTCCTCAGAGAGCCAGCCTTTGCGGTGCCCAGCGAGGACCCTGTGTCCAGGCACCCGCACCGCGCCGCGCCCTGAGGCGCCGCAGGGCGAGGCGCCGCGGCCCCGGGGACGCCGCTCGCCAGCAGCTTGTGGTGTTGATCTGTGCACCAAAGGAAGACACACCTAAATTATTGTCATGCTTTCTGTACAGAGTTAGAGATAATAGAGCGACATGCTTTAAAAAATCCCATTTCTACCTCATTTTATGGAATAACTGATAAATTCATTATTCCTCGTTCAGTTACGTAGTAGGATGTTACTGATCGGATGTTGAGTGTGAACCATAAGTACTTAATTTTAAAACTTGTAGTAGACTACTGTCGGAAAGAGTAAGACTAAGGAGTAAGACTAAGCTAACGATTGCCAGAAGTGGAGCAAAGATCTGCCTGCTAGTCCGAGAAGTCTCAGCCTGTGGGAACCTGCTGAACCCGAACCTTGTGCCGCGAGTCAAGCATTACTGTTACTATGATTCACACTGTGATGGGTGGCGCGAACCTCTACACACCAAACAAACAATCAAACTTATTGTATTAGTGAGGGAAAACAGATTGGCCAAAACATTGTACATCCTCTTGACTAGAAGTTCACACGTTGTACTGGCAAATACTGGCTATTTTTGTATACAGACAATGAATGAAACACAACaattgtttggtttgcattgCAGCAAGGACGGTACTTCTGCCTCAGTGCTTGGCAATGTTCTGATGCAGACGATAAAATCCTGCAAAGAGATTTGGCTTCTCTTAGATGAGATCAGAGATTTATGAGTCGTAGATACCCTGACCCAATACAGTAAaatgttaaatatatatatatatatatatatatatatatatatatatatatatatatatatatatatatatatatatatatatatatatatatgatatacaCCTAGTCTCTACTGTTCTGACTGCATAGGTGGCGCGCTGCCACGCGTGGACTGGAGCACTTTGCTGTGGAGTCCACAGCCCGACGGTGCTACTGTGGAAAAAGGATCTTTCACTCTGTTCAAGTACAAAATGGCTTCCTGCAAACGTGGTGCCCTCGTGTACAGTTTTTATACTATCGTTTGTTGGCATCTTGTGTTACTTTGGGGGTCAAGTCTGACGAGCGTCCCACCGCCCCCCGCAGCATGCGGGGCACGGGACGGGCAGTGAGCGGCTCGCGCTGGTCCTGGGAAGGTAGAGCAGCGAGTGTCAGGCACCACTGTGGCGTCGTGCCGCACCAGGTCACTCTTGACCCCCGAGCCTCTGGACCCAAAACTACAGCTCctctaaagaaagaaaaaagtaatttcaGACAGACGTACAGACTTAACAGGCTTTGTCACGCTTACGTTCCACAAGATGTAAACCTTTCCCTTGACGTACAATATTTACTGTGCTGTGACTGAAGCAAAACATGTTCTGTAAAATTTTGATGTGCCATTTAGTTTACATTTCTCCAGTATTTGCTCAGCAGCTCCCGGTGGCCcaagccgccaccaccaccaccaccaccactactactactactaccacctgcTCTCGTGTCAGTGTGTCGACAAGTGCCTCATTGAACCTTGAGTTACAAGTTACGAACGTCCTTGGTGTCACATCACTTGTACGTACGTTACGTTTCGTTACGTCAGCCTGTGAGCCTCACGCTGGGCCGCGATGTGTTGTTAGTAATGTTGTGGTGCGCGTGTCACGACCAGGCAACATAACGGAGGGTACCTACCGCCTAACACTACAGCTGTAAAAATGTCCTTTGCCAGGAAGTGCCTAAGCATATTGCatgttttcatgtattttcttcttaaGATTATTTTTGAAATAAGCTTTGGAAGAAACTTGTATGGCAGGTACAGTACGTTGCTTTGTCATAAAAGCTTTGTGTTTGCAAGTCATGACGGTGTCCTGGCGAGCACCTCTCGGGTGCATGACAATCAAAATGATATTTTTGAAATAAAGCTTAATGAAGAAGCTTTGCTTGGAATTTAAAATTTAGTTGAGTTGTTTGAGTCTGAGACTCGGGAAGCCCTTTGCCAGATCCCTCAGGTACAGGCGACTGCACCTCCGAGGAGAGTGTTCTCGGTCTCAGGTT from Scylla paramamosain isolate STU-SP2022 chromosome 23, ASM3559412v1, whole genome shotgun sequence carries:
- the LOC135112367 gene encoding mothers against decapentaplegic homolog 6-like — its product is MKSHLQLGGGSCSVPAEVQRGTVKTKNLWRSRRRWAQAAAMEIFECVDCFQSRPRVRVRQPRPPSESPPPPYSRFSSDLLRPEDDAPSEDSPLESQETGGTTQFPTGSVPWCQVAYWEGRERVGRLYPVCSSSLNIMGDTPHGDGLSLASLAAHSHTSPSEQVKRTREKIGLGLVLYQDGDRVWVYNRADVPLFVTSPTLDGGLHTRSHFIVHKLPPGHIITIFDYNKARLYQKLPIHPDLLHEGPIDQNAVRVSFAKGWGPNYHRQEITECPCWLEILLVPAR